Proteins from one Microbacterium proteolyticum genomic window:
- a CDS encoding MFS transporter — MTSSPAAQPTTAAPATPSRRRWLTLAIVGIAQLMVVLDATVVNIALPSAQADLGFSDGDRQWVVTAYSLAFGSLLLLGGRLSDLFGRKRTFIAGLIGFAAASALGGAAPDFGVLVAARALQGVFGALLAPTALAVLTTTFTIPRERARAFGVFGAIAGAGGAVGLLLGGFLTESLDWRWNLYINVVFAIVAIIGTLLFVGRVESDGPRPRLDLPGTVLVSAGLFGVVYGFANAETEGWDSPLSWIPLASAAVLLTAFVLWQRRTEHPLLPLVILTERNRAAAYLSILIAGASMFGIFLFVTYFLQATLGFSPIQTGLAFLPMVAMLVLAAQLSTNLLFPRLGAKVMVPLGMLLGTGGMLLLTRLTVDSVYVSDVLPGLILLGLAMGSIMPASMQTATLGVDRHFAGVASAMVNTSQQVGGSIGTALLNTIAATATTAYLTDHVADGPGALGPAAVAGYTTAFTWGAAFFAGGALLAALLFRRRARGSLTPTATAEHPSEPVVAA; from the coding sequence CGCGACCCCGTCCCGCCGACGGTGGCTGACACTGGCCATCGTCGGAATCGCCCAGCTGATGGTCGTGCTCGACGCGACCGTCGTGAACATCGCCCTCCCCTCCGCTCAAGCCGATCTCGGCTTCTCCGACGGTGACCGCCAGTGGGTCGTCACCGCCTACTCCCTCGCGTTCGGATCACTCCTCCTCCTCGGCGGACGACTCTCCGACCTCTTCGGCCGCAAGCGCACGTTCATCGCCGGACTCATCGGCTTCGCCGCCGCCTCGGCACTGGGGGGCGCGGCACCCGACTTCGGCGTCCTCGTGGCCGCGCGCGCTCTGCAGGGTGTGTTCGGCGCGCTGCTGGCTCCGACCGCGCTCGCGGTCCTCACCACAACGTTCACGATCCCGCGGGAGCGCGCCCGCGCGTTCGGGGTCTTCGGTGCGATCGCCGGCGCAGGCGGGGCCGTCGGGCTCCTGCTGGGCGGCTTCCTCACCGAGAGCCTCGACTGGCGCTGGAACCTCTACATCAACGTGGTCTTCGCGATCGTCGCGATCATCGGCACGCTCCTGTTCGTCGGGCGGGTGGAGAGCGACGGTCCGCGTCCGCGACTGGACCTCCCCGGAACCGTCCTCGTGTCCGCCGGTCTGTTCGGCGTCGTCTACGGGTTCGCCAACGCCGAGACCGAGGGATGGGACTCACCGCTCAGCTGGATCCCGCTCGCCTCCGCCGCCGTCCTCCTGACCGCCTTCGTCCTCTGGCAGCGTCGGACGGAACACCCCCTGCTCCCCTTGGTCATCCTGACCGAGCGCAACCGTGCCGCGGCCTACCTGTCCATCCTCATCGCGGGCGCGAGCATGTTCGGGATCTTCCTCTTCGTCACCTACTTCCTGCAGGCGACGCTGGGATTCAGCCCGATCCAGACCGGACTCGCATTCCTCCCGATGGTCGCCATGCTGGTCCTGGCCGCGCAGCTGTCCACGAACCTCCTGTTCCCCCGCCTCGGCGCGAAGGTCATGGTTCCCCTCGGAATGCTGCTCGGCACCGGCGGCATGCTGCTCCTGACCCGCCTCACCGTCGACAGCGTGTACGTCAGCGACGTGCTGCCGGGCCTGATCCTGCTGGGCCTCGCGATGGGGTCGATCATGCCCGCGTCGATGCAGACCGCCACACTCGGCGTGGACCGCCACTTCGCGGGAGTGGCATCCGCGATGGTGAACACGAGCCAGCAGGTCGGCGGCTCGATCGGCACGGCACTCCTGAACACGATCGCCGCGACCGCCACCACGGCCTATCTCACCGACCACGTCGCCGACGGACCGGGCGCGCTCGGCCCCGCGGCCGTCGCCGGCTACACCACGGCCTTCACGTGGGGTGCGGCGTTCTTCGCGGGCGGCGCACTCCTCGCGGCGCTCCTCTTCCGACGCCGGGCACGCGGTTCGCTCACGCCCACGGCGACCGCGGAGCATCCCTCCGAACCCGTCGTCGCCGCCTGA